The proteins below are encoded in one region of Aquisphaera giovannonii:
- a CDS encoding bifunctional YncE family protein/alkaline phosphatase family protein, which yields MIRGWILTCWAVLVSAALGQVPSIESTADLVGRGRDNVISTPVNQVLTPYGRQVELDGLRPQAIALSPDGRRLLVSGKTSELLAIDPDQAKVVQRVALPPESQKQPPKVASPNILNPDRKGQVSYTGLIYAHSGRRVYLSNVDGSIKVFAVAGDGTIEPTHVFNLPEAKAPRRKEEIPSGLALSDDDTRLYVCGNLSNTLLEISTADGKVLRTWDVGVAPYDVVLAKGKAFVSNWGGRRPGPGDLTGPAGRGTVVRVDPVRHIASEGSVSVVDLAANRVSKELITGLHASGLAASPDRKFVVCANAGSDNLSLIDVDKEAVVETVWAKARPSDLFGASPNALAFDDAGKRLYVANGSQNAVAVLRFDPEDKGDTKLQGLIPAGWFPGAVLFDARRKVLCVANIKGLPERPKAQKNGSKGFNSHHYSGSVSLMPIPSKEDLPKLAERAAKNMRRGAIAQAALPARKGQPPRAIPERIGEPSLIEHVVYVIKENRTYDQIFGKLPRGRGHADLCVFGAEVTPNQHKMVDEFVLLDNTYCAGICSADGHQWSTTAFGTDYMEKSFAGFPRSYPDGMGEDEADALAYSPAGFLWDNAVAHKKSIRNYGEFMAPKVRWKDPKRKGSPDYLSCYRTWKGESGDVIFECEPSVESLRPFSPTDYVGWEMAVPDQFRADYVIRELKEFERKGEFPNLVLICLPNDHTSGTSFGSPTPASCMADNDLAFGRVVEALSHSRFWGKMAIFGIEDDPQAGWDHVSGYRTTAYCISPYAKRKAVVSTQYNTTSLIRTIEQILGLPPMNQFDASATPMFDCFTDKPDPTPFESVANKVPLDQMNPNPRAIRDEALRRDALVSAQLNFREVDKAPEDVLNRILWRAQKGTAVPYPEWAVTLVEDDD from the coding sequence ATGATCCGAGGCTGGATTCTGACGTGCTGGGCCGTCCTGGTCTCCGCGGCCCTCGGCCAGGTGCCGTCGATCGAGTCGACCGCGGACCTCGTCGGCCGCGGGCGGGACAACGTGATCAGCACGCCCGTCAACCAGGTCCTCACGCCCTACGGCCGCCAGGTGGAGCTGGACGGGCTGCGCCCCCAGGCGATCGCGCTGTCGCCGGACGGCAGGAGGCTGCTCGTCTCGGGCAAGACGAGCGAGCTGCTCGCGATCGACCCGGACCAGGCGAAGGTCGTCCAGCGCGTCGCCCTCCCGCCCGAGAGCCAGAAGCAGCCGCCGAAGGTGGCCTCGCCGAACATCCTCAACCCCGACCGCAAGGGGCAGGTCAGCTACACCGGCCTGATCTACGCGCACTCCGGCAGGCGCGTCTACCTGAGCAACGTGGACGGCTCCATCAAGGTGTTTGCCGTGGCGGGCGACGGGACCATCGAGCCCACCCACGTCTTCAACCTGCCCGAGGCGAAGGCGCCCCGCCGCAAGGAGGAGATCCCCAGCGGCCTGGCGCTCTCGGACGACGACACGCGACTGTACGTCTGCGGCAACCTCTCCAACACGCTCCTGGAGATCAGCACGGCCGACGGCAAGGTGCTCCGCACCTGGGACGTGGGCGTGGCCCCTTATGACGTCGTCCTCGCGAAGGGCAAGGCATTCGTCAGCAACTGGGGAGGCCGTCGCCCCGGCCCCGGCGACCTGACCGGGCCCGCCGGGCGCGGGACCGTGGTGCGCGTGGATCCGGTCCGCCACATCGCGAGCGAGGGGTCGGTGAGCGTCGTCGACCTGGCGGCGAACCGCGTCTCGAAGGAGCTCATCACGGGCCTGCACGCCTCCGGCCTGGCCGCCTCGCCGGACCGCAAGTTCGTCGTCTGCGCCAACGCCGGCAGCGACAACCTGAGCCTGATCGACGTCGACAAGGAGGCGGTGGTCGAGACGGTCTGGGCGAAGGCCAGGCCGTCGGACCTCTTCGGGGCCTCGCCCAACGCGCTCGCATTCGACGACGCCGGCAAGCGGCTGTACGTCGCCAACGGGTCGCAGAACGCCGTCGCCGTCCTCCGCTTCGACCCCGAGGACAAGGGGGACACGAAGCTCCAGGGCCTGATCCCCGCCGGCTGGTTCCCGGGCGCCGTCCTCTTCGACGCCCGCCGGAAGGTCCTCTGCGTGGCCAACATCAAGGGCCTGCCGGAGCGCCCGAAGGCGCAGAAGAACGGGTCGAAAGGCTTCAACTCGCACCACTATTCCGGCTCGGTCTCCCTGATGCCGATCCCTTCGAAGGAGGACCTGCCCAAGCTCGCCGAGCGGGCCGCGAAGAACATGCGACGAGGGGCCATCGCCCAGGCGGCCCTGCCGGCCCGGAAGGGCCAGCCGCCGCGGGCGATCCCCGAGCGGATCGGCGAGCCCAGCCTGATCGAGCACGTCGTCTACGTGATCAAGGAGAACCGGACGTACGACCAGATCTTCGGCAAGCTCCCGCGGGGCCGGGGGCACGCCGACCTGTGCGTCTTCGGCGCGGAGGTCACGCCGAACCAGCACAAGATGGTGGACGAGTTCGTCCTCCTGGACAACACCTACTGCGCCGGCATCTGCAGCGCGGACGGCCACCAGTGGAGCACCACGGCCTTCGGCACGGACTACATGGAGAAGAGCTTCGCGGGCTTCCCGCGGAGCTACCCGGACGGCATGGGGGAGGACGAGGCCGACGCCCTGGCCTACTCGCCCGCCGGCTTCCTCTGGGACAACGCCGTCGCCCACAAGAAGTCGATCCGCAACTACGGCGAGTTCATGGCCCCGAAGGTCCGCTGGAAGGACCCGAAGCGGAAAGGCTCGCCCGATTACCTCTCCTGCTATCGCACCTGGAAGGGCGAGTCCGGGGACGTGATCTTCGAATGCGAGCCCTCGGTCGAGTCCCTCCGGCCCTTCTCGCCGACGGATTACGTCGGCTGGGAGATGGCCGTGCCGGATCAGTTCCGGGCGGACTACGTCATCCGAGAACTGAAGGAGTTCGAGAGGAAGGGCGAGTTCCCCAACCTGGTGCTGATCTGCCTGCCGAACGACCACACCAGCGGCACGAGCTTCGGCAGCCCCACGCCGGCCTCGTGCATGGCGGACAACGACCTCGCCTTCGGCCGGGTCGTCGAGGCCCTCAGCCATTCGCGGTTCTGGGGCAAGATGGCCATCTTCGGCATCGAGGACGACCCCCAGGCCGGCTGGGACCACGTCAGCGGCTACCGGACGACCGCCTACTGCATCAGCCCCTACGCGAAGCGGAAGGCCGTGGTCAGCACCCAGTACAACACCACGAGCCTGATCCGGACGATCGAGCAGATCCTCGGCCTCCCGCCCATGAACCAGTTCGACGCCAGCGCCACGCCGATGTTCGACTGCTTCACCGACAAGCCCGACCCGACGCCCTTCGAATCCGTCGCCAACAAGGTCCCCCTGGACCAGATGAACCCCAACCCCCGCGCCATCCGCGACGAGGCCCTCAGGCGGGACGCCCTCGTCTCCGCGCAGCTCAACTTCCGCGAGGTGGACAAGGCCCCGGAGGACGTCCTCAACCGCATCCTCTGGCGCGCCCAGAAAGGCACCGCCGTCCCCTATCCCGAATGGGCGGTCACGCTGGTGGAGGATGATGATTGA
- a CDS encoding GNAT family N-acetyltransferase, whose translation MSDPLRIEKLRPDHALEGFDCGSEELNRFLIRFALANQRAEAAQTYVAVSGSIVVGYHSLAVAEVAFDDAPDRLRKGLARHPIPIMLLARLAVATSWQGRGLGGGLLKDAMRRTLQAADIAGIRAFAVNAKGEAARAFYEHFGFIASPTDPLHLFLLIKDIRRLAGS comes from the coding sequence GTGAGCGATCCGCTGCGGATCGAGAAACTCCGGCCCGACCATGCCCTCGAGGGGTTCGACTGCGGGAGCGAGGAGCTGAATCGCTTCCTGATCCGGTTTGCCCTGGCCAACCAGCGAGCGGAGGCTGCGCAGACCTACGTGGCAGTCTCGGGCTCGATCGTCGTCGGTTACCATTCGCTGGCCGTGGCCGAGGTGGCCTTCGACGACGCTCCGGATCGATTGCGAAAAGGGCTGGCCCGCCATCCCATCCCGATCATGCTGTTGGCACGCCTGGCGGTCGCCACGAGCTGGCAGGGACGAGGGCTGGGCGGCGGCTTGCTGAAGGATGCGATGCGGCGGACCCTCCAGGCGGCCGACATTGCCGGCATCCGCGCCTTCGCGGTGAACGCGAAGGGGGAGGCGGCCCGGGCTTTCTATGAGCACTTTGGATTCATCGCCTCACCCACCGACCCGCTCCACCTGTTCCTGCTGATCAAGGACATCCGTCGCCTCGCAGGTTCCTGA
- a CDS encoding type II toxin-antitoxin system TacA family antitoxin yields MTQRSARSAKLDLRLSPEAKERLQAAAHVAQRSVSEFVLDSALERAGEVLTNRTRFGLDAQRWEAFLEALDSPPRDLPRLARLLQEPSVFEGGADR; encoded by the coding sequence ATGACTCAACGATCCGCGCGGAGCGCGAAACTAGACCTACGGCTGTCGCCGGAGGCAAAGGAGAGGCTCCAGGCGGCGGCCCACGTGGCACAACGGTCGGTGAGCGAGTTCGTCCTCGATAGCGCCTTGGAGCGAGCCGGGGAGGTGCTGACCAACCGGACGCGGTTCGGATTAGATGCCCAACGGTGGGAGGCGTTCCTGGAGGCCCTCGACTCGCCTCCTCGCGACTTGCCGAGGCTCGCCCGGTTGTTACAGGAGCCCAGCGTCTTCGAGGGCGGAGCCGACCGGTGA